One uncultured Acidilobus sp. JCHS genomic window carries:
- a CDS encoding Adenine/guanine phosphoribosyltransferase (PRPP-binding): MGPEVAQADRFRAAQLLRAARRFFSLTELSQLLGMPAPMLSRYATGATLPSEGNARLILERLLSRDVITSLVAKAVKVYGGFYNIAGVTLDPYALALVSEYAVRRFGGHFDRVLTPEAGGISLATAIGLASGKPIVVARKQKPPIGEPVLEAVYFSGPASYTMFYVARRELPKDSKVLLVDDFSIHGHTLRALVELARKAGSRVTGALVVVGVGEDWKVVDNAEALLEIRG, translated from the coding sequence ATGGGCCCGGAGGTCGCTCAGGCGGACAGGTTCAGGGCGGCCCAGCTCCTCAGGGCCGCGAGGAGGTTCTTCTCGCTGACGGAGCTCTCCCAGCTTCTCGGCATGCCTGCGCCCATGTTGTCCAGGTATGCCACGGGCGCGACGCTTCCATCGGAGGGCAACGCTAGGCTGATCCTGGAGAGGCTTCTCTCAAGGGACGTTATCACGTCCCTTGTGGCCAAGGCCGTTAAGGTCTATGGAGGCTTCTACAACATCGCTGGCGTAACTCTGGACCCCTACGCGCTGGCCCTGGTCTCTGAGTATGCCGTTAGGCGGTTCGGCGGGCACTTTGACAGGGTGCTCACGCCTGAGGCCGGCGGGATAAGCCTGGCCACTGCCATAGGTCTGGCGTCAGGCAAGCCTATAGTCGTCGCGAGGAAGCAGAAGCCCCCAATAGGTGAGCCTGTGCTTGAGGCCGTTTACTTCTCAGGCCCCGCCTCCTATACGATGTTCTACGTCGCCAGGAGGGAACTGCCCAAGGACTCAAAGGTCCTCCTAGTTGACGACTTCAGCATACATGGTCATACCCTGAGGGCCCTTGTTGAGCTCGCCAGGAAGGCTGGCTCAAGGGTCACGGGGGCCCTCGTAGTGGTGGGTGTCGGCGAGGACTGGAAGGTTGTTGACAACGCTGAGGCGCTCCTTGAGATAAGGGGCTAG
- a CDS encoding DNA-directed RNA polymerase, subunit E', whose translation MYAEYTVYEWVGVRPDLAFTGDLNKAVLDSLREELEGQVDETLGIIISVIDAEVQGDGVLLPNDPQIYFPVRYHVLTYEPVLQEVSMGIVREAREFGVFVSLGPTDGFVHRSQLMDEDVDYVEENRSFKGRETGRTISIGDVVRVRVTQVSRASKRLAVMRIGLTMRQPYLGKEEWHRKEARG comes from the coding sequence TTGTACGCAGAGTACACTGTCTACGAGTGGGTCGGAGTGAGGCCTGACCTAGCCTTCACGGGTGACCTAAACAAGGCGGTCCTTGATTCCCTCAGGGAGGAGCTCGAAGGCCAGGTGGACGAGACCCTCGGCATAATAATCAGCGTCATCGATGCTGAGGTCCAGGGCGACGGAGTTCTTCTCCCTAACGACCCCCAGATCTACTTCCCCGTGAGGTATCACGTCCTCACGTACGAGCCTGTGCTCCAGGAGGTCAGCATGGGGATAGTGCGTGAGGCCCGGGAGTTTGGAGTCTTCGTGAGCCTAGGCCCTACCGACGGCTTCGTTCACAGGAGCCAGCTCATGGACGAGGACGTGGATTATGTAGAGGAGAACAGGTCCTTTAAGGGGAGAGAGACGGGCAGAACGATCTCAATAGGTGACGTTGTCAGGGTCAGGGTGACCCAGGTGAGCAGGGCCTCAAAGAGGCTCGCGGTAATGAGGATAGGGCTGACCATGAGGCAGCCGTACCTAGGTAAGGAGGAGTGGCACAGGAAGGAGGCCAGGGGGTGA
- a CDS encoding EMAP domain, with translation MSSGQEGLVDYSEFARLDLRVGKVLSAEPVPNSRKLIKLTVDLGSEKRQILAGLQRWYRPEDLVGRYVIVVANLKPRQMAGLVSQGMLLAAPCGDSEKPVILTVAEPVQPGSKVC, from the coding sequence TTGAGCAGTGGTCAGGAGGGACTTGTTGACTACTCTGAGTTCGCCAGGCTCGACCTGAGGGTCGGAAAGGTGTTGTCGGCAGAGCCCGTGCCCAACAGCAGGAAGCTGATAAAGTTAACTGTTGACCTGGGCTCCGAGAAGAGGCAGATACTGGCTGGCCTTCAGAGGTGGTACAGGCCCGAGGACCTGGTGGGCAGGTACGTGATAGTCGTGGCCAACCTTAAGCCTAGGCAGATGGCTGGGCTCGTCAGCCAGGGCATGCTTCTGGCGGCCCCCTGCGGGGACTCGGAGAAGCCCGTCATACTTACGGTCGCGGAGCCTGTACAGCCTGGCTCCAAGGTCTGTTAA
- a CDS encoding DNA or RNA helicases of superfamily II: protein MRPEPRFRVKGWLSDEEFRQLLEFSRYVGRERGLSIFELDEKKLADSALSPAEVLRTLESFKDRIMPEDYKDVRSYMAERGSITISYSHGRLTISSRVFLKPLIQELGRPEVKYDSSAKSYVSPPYLYADLLRFFRSKGLLVNDLLGLEEKAKLPRSITFKGELRPYQQEALEAWGKNQARGVIVLPTGAGKTLIAVAGIARLGVKTLIVVVTKEQVKQWLDAISNFTDAAGLLGAFYGDEKRLSYITVTTYQTAFRYVDDLAGEFAFLVFDEAHHLPADKFKAIATYMPAPFRMALSATAVREDGKHEEVFPLVGGIVYQKGAAELMEQGYLAPFIIRRVTVKLRPDEQKVYDELKRRYQLFAAGRTFEEVLEAAKKGEPNAIEALRVRAQMQSIIQESRSKISQAVDLARQELEKGSKIIIFTQFKRQAEEIAEKLGAFLIHGDIDKDKRLRALEAFKRAKSGVLVVTTAGDEGLDIPDANVGILVSGTGSRRQFIQRLGRLLRPGPGKTAVLYEIVVSGTSEVAQSRRRREALG from the coding sequence TTGAGGCCTGAGCCCAGGTTCAGGGTCAAGGGATGGCTGAGCGACGAGGAGTTCAGGCAGCTGCTAGAGTTCTCCAGGTACGTGGGGAGGGAGAGAGGGCTATCTATATTTGAGCTTGACGAGAAGAAGCTGGCGGACTCTGCCCTAAGCCCTGCTGAGGTTCTGAGGACCCTCGAGTCCTTCAAGGACAGGATAATGCCTGAGGACTATAAGGACGTCCGAAGCTACATGGCTGAGAGAGGCTCTATAACTATATCTTATTCTCACGGCAGGCTGACTATATCGTCAAGGGTGTTCCTGAAGCCCCTTATCCAGGAGCTCGGGAGGCCTGAGGTCAAGTATGATAGCAGCGCCAAGTCATACGTGTCGCCGCCTTACCTCTACGCTGACCTCCTGAGGTTCTTCAGGTCAAAGGGGCTCCTAGTGAACGACCTGCTGGGGCTAGAGGAGAAGGCTAAGCTGCCGAGGTCCATCACGTTTAAGGGCGAGCTGAGGCCCTATCAGCAGGAGGCCCTAGAGGCCTGGGGGAAGAACCAGGCCCGTGGCGTGATAGTCCTGCCCACTGGGGCAGGCAAGACGCTGATTGCAGTGGCGGGCATCGCAAGGCTGGGGGTCAAGACGCTAATAGTAGTTGTTACTAAGGAACAGGTCAAGCAGTGGCTTGACGCCATATCTAACTTCACGGACGCCGCAGGCCTTCTAGGCGCCTTCTACGGGGACGAGAAGAGGCTATCCTACATAACCGTCACGACGTATCAGACGGCCTTTAGGTACGTTGACGACCTGGCTGGCGAGTTCGCCTTCCTTGTATTTGACGAGGCTCACCACCTTCCGGCTGACAAGTTCAAGGCCATAGCTACTTACATGCCAGCCCCCTTCAGGATGGCCCTCTCAGCGACTGCGGTAAGGGAGGACGGCAAGCATGAGGAGGTCTTCCCGCTGGTCGGCGGCATAGTCTACCAGAAGGGAGCCGCTGAGCTGATGGAGCAGGGCTACCTGGCCCCCTTCATAATAAGGAGGGTCACGGTGAAGTTAAGGCCTGATGAACAGAAGGTATATGACGAGCTGAAAAGGAGGTATCAGCTGTTTGCAGCTGGCAGGACGTTCGAGGAGGTACTGGAGGCCGCTAAGAAGGGCGAGCCCAACGCCATAGAGGCCCTGAGGGTCAGGGCCCAGATGCAGTCAATAATTCAGGAGAGCAGAAGTAAGATAAGTCAGGCCGTGGACCTGGCCAGGCAGGAGCTCGAGAAAGGCTCCAAGATAATAATTTTCACCCAGTTCAAGAGGCAGGCCGAGGAGATAGCTGAGAAGCTTGGGGCTTTCCTCATTCACGGCGACATAGATAAGGACAAGAGGCTACGCGCCCTGGAGGCCTTCAAGAGGGCTAAGTCAGGGGTCCTCGTGGTCACGACCGCTGGAGACGAGGGTCTTGACATACCTGACGCTAACGTCGGGATACTGGTCTCGGGCACCGGTTCAAGGAGGCAATTCATACAGAGGTTAGGGAGACTACTGAGACCGGGGCCTGGCAAGACAGCAGTCCTCTACGAGATAGTGGTCAGTGGGACAAGCGAGGTAGCTCAGTCAAGGAGAAGAAGGGAGGCGTTAGGTTAA
- a CDS encoding succinyl-CoA synthetase, alpha subunit, which produces MGILVDENTRVIVQGITGKEGSFHTKLMLQYGTKVVAGVTPGKGGSTIEGVPVYDTMAEAVKEHPEANTSIIFVPAKFASDAVYEAVDGGMKVIVVITEHIPVHDAMAFVNYAKEKGSVIIGPNCPGIINPGKTKVGIMPGHVFTPGPVGVMSRSGTLTYEISYFLTKAGLGQSTVIGVGGDPVTGLTFPEVIEMFERDPQTKAVVMIGEIGGDAEERVARMVKEGRIKKPVVAFVAGRTAPEGKRMGHAGAIIMLGTGAYKDKVAALEDAGIRVARTPYEVPKLVKEALERA; this is translated from the coding sequence ATGGGGATACTGGTAGATGAGAACACCAGGGTGATCGTACAGGGGATAACTGGCAAGGAGGGGTCGTTCCACACTAAGCTTATGCTTCAGTACGGAACGAAGGTAGTCGCTGGCGTAACGCCAGGCAAGGGCGGAAGCACTATTGAAGGCGTGCCAGTCTATGACACCATGGCTGAGGCCGTCAAAGAGCACCCCGAGGCCAACACCTCGATAATATTTGTGCCCGCCAAGTTCGCCTCGGACGCCGTCTATGAGGCTGTGGACGGTGGAATGAAGGTGATAGTTGTTATAACTGAGCACATACCTGTCCACGACGCTATGGCGTTCGTTAACTACGCCAAGGAGAAGGGCTCAGTGATAATAGGTCCCAACTGCCCCGGCATCATAAACCCCGGAAAGACCAAGGTTGGCATAATGCCAGGTCACGTTTTCACGCCTGGCCCGGTAGGCGTTATGTCAAGGAGCGGAACGTTGACCTATGAGATAAGCTACTTCCTGACGAAGGCCGGGCTCGGCCAGTCAACGGTGATAGGCGTTGGGGGCGATCCCGTGACGGGCTTAACGTTCCCTGAGGTCATAGAGATGTTCGAGAGGGACCCACAGACCAAGGCTGTGGTGATGATAGGTGAAATCGGGGGCGACGCCGAGGAGAGGGTCGCCAGGATGGTCAAGGAGGGCAGGATAAAGAAGCCTGTGGTGGCCTTCGTAGCAGGAAGAACAGCCCCTGAGGGTAAGAGGATGGGCCACGCGGGAGCGATAATAATGCTGGGCACAGGCGCTTACAAGGATAAGGTTGCAGCGCTTGAGGACGCCGGTATCAGGGTCGCCCGCACGCCTTACGAGGTGCCGAAGCTAGTCAAGGAGGCCCTAGAGAGGGCCTAG
- a CDS encoding succinyl-CoA synthetase, beta subunit: MKLFEYEAKEIVRKYGFETPRGVIVKEGDDIRKAIESAGIKPPLVVKAQVLVAGRGKAGGVKLANSVEEAVTIAQQMFRTPIKGIRPSILLIEEAIKHDVELYAGFVIDRAERRPLVLVSRYGGMDLEEIAREHPEAIIKYYVDPEKGLKSYEARLLGKQLGLSGRQLSSFESFLLTLYRVFMDYDAELAESNPLALLPDRVLPLDVRIIVDDNSLYRHSEFEATQKERLGELTEREMAARDKDLAYVELDGDVGIIGNGAGLTMTTMDLVYEFGMRPANFLDVGGGAEAEHVKEALEFVMSDPKVKKVFINIFGGITRADEVAKGIVMALKNLGDRAKPLVVRLTGTNEELGRQILKEVGIEPYTDPLEALEHLKKL, translated from the coding sequence TTGAAGCTGTTCGAGTATGAGGCCAAGGAGATAGTGAGAAAGTACGGGTTCGAGACGCCAAGGGGGGTCATTGTAAAGGAAGGGGATGACATAAGGAAAGCTATCGAGTCCGCTGGCATTAAGCCACCCCTTGTAGTTAAGGCCCAGGTCCTAGTAGCTGGCAGAGGCAAGGCTGGAGGCGTCAAGTTGGCCAACAGCGTGGAGGAGGCGGTAACGATAGCTCAGCAGATGTTCAGGACGCCCATAAAGGGGATAAGGCCCTCGATACTACTGATTGAGGAGGCCATAAAGCACGACGTAGAGCTTTACGCGGGGTTCGTAATAGACAGGGCGGAGCGCAGGCCGCTAGTCCTCGTCAGCAGGTATGGCGGTATGGACCTGGAGGAGATCGCAAGGGAGCACCCCGAGGCCATAATCAAGTACTATGTAGACCCTGAGAAGGGGCTCAAGAGCTACGAGGCCAGGCTCCTCGGTAAGCAGCTGGGCCTAAGCGGCAGGCAGCTGAGCAGCTTTGAGTCGTTCCTGCTGACCCTCTACAGGGTCTTCATGGACTACGACGCTGAGCTGGCGGAGAGCAACCCGCTGGCCCTGCTGCCTGACAGGGTCCTACCCCTGGACGTGAGGATAATAGTTGATGACAATAGTCTCTACAGGCACTCGGAGTTTGAGGCCACTCAGAAGGAGAGGCTTGGCGAGCTGACCGAGAGGGAAATGGCAGCCAGGGATAAGGACCTAGCCTACGTGGAGCTCGACGGTGACGTCGGCATTATAGGCAATGGGGCAGGGTTAACCATGACCACAATGGATCTCGTCTACGAGTTTGGGATGAGACCCGCCAACTTCCTTGACGTTGGAGGCGGCGCGGAGGCCGAACACGTAAAGGAGGCCCTGGAGTTTGTGATGAGTGACCCCAAGGTTAAGAAGGTGTTCATAAACATCTTCGGCGGCATAACCAGAGCGGATGAGGTTGCCAAGGGTATCGTCATGGCGCTTAAGAATTTGGGAGACAGGGCGAAGCCGCTAGTGGTCAGGCTGACGGGCACTAATGAGGAGCTTGGGAGACAGATATTAAAGGAGGTGGGCATAGAGCCTTACACAGACCCCCTGGAAGCCCTTGAGCACCTTAAGAAGCTGTGA
- a CDS encoding Glycosidase, with protein MHLVRRPRLGRARFGEPIVEFSYPWPQGVKHLYVVSDFTAFFPGRVELRRVGDRGVAQVRVREGTYRYFYVDSYYRPYEDYEVEAHEELELWKFKVRASRLEAGLRELREARREGGVHGELILHDESWPSYFSGYGGLRVLRLFTVRGEFDEVYVRALTGDGWKEFSAERVLRDELRDYFEARVPGPDIKAYLFRLTDGRREYYFGFDGLGDTKPWSPPSLSDDIPWFLGTTYYQVFVDSFYSSRGPLPQLKERPRERLGGDLIGLAQKLDYIRGLGIEAIYLTPIYKAGSYHRYDVIDHLSVDDELGGLEAFEQLVSRAHELDMKVILDLVPHHSSPCAREFVELLHSNDMAGSFSSWYRFLEDDLEGLRKIYGEVLKEYIAKGCRGGLRPQGLLPPYETFAGVWSMVKLNHGNRAVLERFCHIVREWLRRGADGFRIDVAHGLPDDFMKGLYACAQEGGERPVIMEIMGLASSYPLGETANSAMNYEAYGAILDFLTGKASACEAARRLSLEYLRLPLGVANAMYNLVGSHDTPRIATLLKDYGLVERAFAIEVYVFGSPSIYYGDEIGMKGDRDPDNRLPMIWDPGLWEKELQESVVSLMKLRASLKPLRIGTFEADCVNPDTLKVAREWSDEKAVALVSRRKAYVEEALKETSSAGCQPILSKGLDGPYLDGYLLATCKRA; from the coding sequence TTGCACTTAGTCAGGAGGCCAAGGCTTGGAAGGGCTAGGTTTGGCGAGCCCATAGTGGAGTTCAGCTATCCCTGGCCCCAGGGCGTTAAGCACCTCTATGTGGTGTCGGACTTCACCGCGTTCTTTCCAGGAAGGGTTGAGCTACGGCGCGTAGGGGACAGGGGCGTAGCCCAGGTGAGGGTGAGGGAGGGAACTTACAGGTACTTCTACGTCGACAGCTACTACAGGCCTTATGAGGACTACGAGGTAGAGGCTCACGAAGAGCTGGAGCTCTGGAAGTTCAAGGTGAGGGCATCAAGGCTTGAGGCAGGGCTCAGGGAGCTGAGGGAGGCCCGCAGGGAAGGAGGCGTCCACGGGGAGCTAATACTGCACGATGAGAGCTGGCCAAGCTACTTCTCAGGCTATGGCGGCCTCAGGGTCCTGAGGCTCTTCACCGTCAGGGGCGAGTTTGACGAGGTTTACGTCAGGGCGCTCACAGGGGACGGGTGGAAGGAGTTTAGTGCAGAAAGGGTCCTAAGGGACGAGCTAAGGGACTACTTTGAGGCAAGGGTCCCCGGGCCTGATATCAAGGCTTACCTGTTCAGGCTAACGGACGGCAGAAGGGAATACTACTTCGGATTTGACGGCCTTGGCGACACAAAGCCCTGGTCCCCGCCCAGCCTAAGCGACGATATTCCCTGGTTCCTCGGCACGACTTACTACCAGGTCTTCGTGGACAGCTTCTACAGCTCAAGGGGGCCCTTGCCGCAGCTTAAGGAAAGGCCCAGGGAGAGGCTCGGGGGCGACCTTATAGGGCTGGCCCAGAAGCTTGACTACATAAGGGGACTTGGTATCGAGGCCATATACCTTACACCTATTTACAAGGCGGGCTCCTACCACAGGTATGATGTTATCGATCACCTCTCAGTAGACGATGAGTTAGGGGGGCTGGAGGCCTTCGAGCAACTAGTTTCAAGGGCTCACGAGCTCGACATGAAGGTGATCCTTGACCTAGTTCCCCATCACAGCTCGCCTTGCGCGAGGGAGTTCGTGGAGCTACTTCATAGCAATGATATGGCTGGTTCATTTTCATCATGGTATCGCTTCCTAGAGGACGACTTAGAGGGACTGAGGAAGATATATGGAGAAGTCCTAAAGGAATACATCGCAAAGGGCTGTAGAGGGGGCCTCAGGCCCCAAGGGCTTCTGCCTCCCTATGAGACCTTTGCAGGCGTCTGGTCCATGGTCAAGCTGAATCACGGAAACAGGGCAGTCCTGGAGAGGTTCTGCCACATAGTTAGGGAGTGGCTTAGGAGGGGAGCCGACGGCTTTAGGATCGACGTAGCTCACGGGCTACCTGACGACTTCATGAAAGGCCTTTACGCCTGCGCCCAGGAGGGCGGGGAGAGGCCAGTCATAATGGAGATCATGGGCCTCGCCAGCTCTTACCCCCTGGGCGAGACGGCAAACTCCGCCATGAATTACGAGGCCTATGGAGCCATATTGGACTTCCTCACGGGCAAGGCCTCTGCATGTGAGGCCGCCAGGAGGCTCAGCCTTGAGTACCTACGACTTCCCCTTGGCGTTGCGAACGCCATGTATAACCTCGTTGGCAGTCATGATACACCCCGCATAGCTACGCTTCTCAAGGATTATGGCCTGGTTGAGCGGGCCTTTGCCATAGAGGTTTACGTATTTGGCTCACCAAGCATTTACTACGGTGACGAGATAGGCATGAAGGGCGACCGCGACCCAGATAACAGGCTTCCCATGATATGGGATCCTGGACTTTGGGAGAAGGAGCTCCAGGAGTCCGTGGTCAGCCTCATGAAGCTTAGGGCCTCGCTTAAGCCTTTAAGGATTGGGACCTTCGAGGCAGACTGTGTTAACCCTGACACATTGAAGGTAGCCCGTGAATGGAGTGATGAGAAGGCCGTGGCCCTTGTCAGCAGGAGGAAGGCATATGTTGAGGAGGCCCTTAAGGAGACATCGTCAGCAGGCTGTCAGCCTATACTATCTAAAGGGCTTGACGGTCCTTATCTAGATGGGTACCTATTGGCTACATGTAAGAGGGCTTAG
- a CDS encoding Glucan phosphorylase: protein MDKDVIVSVTPEIALDELYTYAGGLGVLEGDKFYAAARRGLRYYVLTLLYRHGYVSYTFDEAGNPASKPQEHPLRFEDVLFPEPTMTVKVRGEDVIVRPWIYERGKSRVVFFEAECPSWARALSERTYIEGAYDENIYKYVLLAKASAAYLKDYVGLERIRHIDLQEAYTVLLMLALPEFENFRFTTHTPGPWGHPTYPTPVLTEEFGYGHPEPFVMLTEIGMQKAKAVFTVSAKHEEITKKTFAKYESVITHVTNGVDLDRWVHQSIRSLLTDKGLNGITEDDLWKAHQQAKRDLLNLVRAYKDVSESFLDKPVVVWLRRNTRYKRPYFIARYIEENEPKDVLFVVGGKAHPRDLDGLSYMKAFHRLAKKYPNVIHVSDYDVPKAKVLQPGADIQTFTPFSGWEASGTSFMKSLANGVPVVSSRDGAAVEVIQHGVNGWLFGQDLRELINIYTDPKASEVDEKDYEEFSKYLAEAINIYGSDEYKRMSLNAIRTSYSFVDINRVLEALYFPKQPQPSKPQAQP, encoded by the coding sequence ATGGATAAGGACGTGATAGTGTCAGTAACCCCCGAAATAGCCCTTGACGAACTTTACACGTACGCTGGCGGCCTTGGTGTCCTTGAGGGCGACAAGTTCTACGCTGCGGCCAGGCGCGGCCTCAGGTACTACGTGCTCACGCTCCTCTACAGGCACGGCTACGTCTCCTATACGTTTGATGAGGCAGGCAACCCGGCTTCTAAGCCCCAGGAGCACCCGCTCAGATTTGAGGACGTGTTGTTCCCTGAGCCCACCATGACCGTCAAGGTTCGTGGAGAAGACGTTATAGTGAGGCCATGGATTTATGAGAGGGGTAAGTCAAGGGTTGTGTTCTTCGAGGCGGAGTGCCCTTCATGGGCTAGGGCGCTGAGCGAAAGGACGTACATAGAGGGCGCCTATGACGAGAACATTTACAAATACGTTCTGCTAGCCAAGGCGTCGGCTGCTTACCTGAAGGACTACGTGGGCCTTGAGAGGATAAGGCACATAGACCTGCAGGAGGCCTATACTGTCCTGTTGATGTTGGCCCTTCCAGAGTTTGAGAATTTCCGCTTCACAACGCACACGCCAGGTCCCTGGGGCCATCCTACCTATCCAACCCCTGTGCTGACAGAGGAGTTTGGCTATGGCCACCCAGAGCCCTTCGTCATGTTGACGGAGATAGGTATGCAGAAGGCTAAGGCCGTCTTCACGGTTTCAGCTAAACACGAGGAGATAACTAAGAAGACGTTCGCTAAGTACGAGTCCGTGATAACTCACGTCACGAACGGCGTTGACTTAGACCGCTGGGTCCACCAATCGATAAGGTCTTTGCTAACAGACAAGGGGCTGAACGGGATAACAGAGGACGACCTCTGGAAGGCGCACCAGCAGGCGAAGAGGGACTTGCTAAACCTTGTCAGGGCCTATAAGGACGTCAGCGAGTCCTTCTTAGACAAGCCTGTCGTAGTGTGGCTCAGGCGTAACACGAGGTACAAGAGGCCCTATTTCATAGCCAGGTACATAGAGGAGAACGAGCCTAAGGACGTTCTCTTCGTGGTAGGCGGCAAGGCTCACCCGCGTGACTTAGATGGGCTGTCGTACATGAAGGCCTTCCACAGGCTTGCGAAGAAATACCCCAACGTCATTCATGTGTCAGACTATGACGTACCTAAGGCGAAGGTCCTGCAGCCAGGCGCTGACATACAGACCTTCACGCCGTTCTCGGGCTGGGAGGCCAGCGGCACCAGCTTCATGAAGTCCCTAGCCAACGGCGTCCCTGTCGTATCATCGAGAGACGGCGCAGCGGTAGAGGTCATTCAGCACGGAGTCAACGGCTGGCTCTTCGGCCAGGACCTGAGGGAGCTGATAAACATATACACGGACCCCAAGGCCTCAGAGGTGGACGAGAAGGACTACGAGGAGTTCTCAAAGTACTTGGCTGAGGCGATAAACATCTATGGCTCTGACGAGTACAAGCGCATGTCACTTAACGCCATTAGGACCTCCTACAGCTTTGTCGACATAAACAGGGTCCTCGAGGCCCTCTACTTCCCTAAGCAGCCTCAGCCCTCGAAGCCCCAAGCACAGCCTTAA
- a CDS encoding ABC-type Fe3+-hydroxamate transport system, periplasmic component, with product MLYMLGLEERVVGVSFFCDKPPQVSKKPRVGAYLNVNYSLLEKLRPDLVLVTTGAQRERIAELESKGYVVYPIPLPVSVYGILDGIIVVGMVVGELDKARQLASSLLDRLMELRGALKGVKLYYEIDLGGPVSVGAYSYIGDAFKLMGASHVFEGQRIPYVINPSPEAVKAFDPDVIIYEQKLGEKASIESVRRSLEARGMGSLRALREGKVVIMEYDSLAHYGPSFFEAAKTMAERVKAVLGASRAEAA from the coding sequence ATGCTCTACATGCTTGGCCTTGAGGAGAGGGTAGTTGGCGTGAGCTTCTTTTGTGACAAGCCCCCACAGGTGTCAAAGAAGCCACGGGTAGGCGCTTACCTTAACGTTAACTATAGCCTGCTGGAAAAGCTGAGGCCCGACCTGGTACTTGTAACCACGGGGGCGCAGCGCGAGAGGATAGCGGAGCTAGAGTCTAAGGGTTACGTCGTTTACCCTATACCGCTTCCGGTCAGCGTCTACGGGATCCTTGACGGCATTATAGTGGTAGGCATGGTCGTAGGCGAGCTTGACAAGGCCAGGCAGCTCGCGTCCTCCCTTCTCGACAGGTTAATGGAGCTGAGGGGGGCCCTGAAGGGGGTTAAGCTATACTATGAGATTGATCTGGGGGGTCCTGTCAGCGTTGGGGCCTACAGCTACATAGGGGACGCCTTCAAGCTAATGGGGGCCTCTCATGTCTTTGAGGGCCAGCGTATACCCTATGTAATTAATCCCAGCCCTGAAGCGGTGAAGGCCTTTGACCCAGACGTTATAATTTATGAGCAGAAGCTGGGCGAGAAGGCGTCGATAGAAAGCGTGAGAAGGTCCCTTGAGGCCAGGGGTATGGGCTCCCTGAGGGCCCTTAGGGAGGGCAAGGTCGTCATAATGGAGTACGACAGCTTAGCCCATTATGGACCGAGCTTCTTTGAGGCCGCCAAAACTATGGCTGAAAGGGTTAAGGCTGTGCTTGGGGCTTCGAGGGCTGAGGCTGCTTAG